One window of Chamaesiphon minutus PCC 6605 genomic DNA carries:
- a CDS encoding serine/threonine protein kinase produces the protein MELITNRVLGDRYQIESLIGRQTGRRTFLARDLHTQQAVILKLLLFGVDFTWDDLKLFEREAEVLKSLDLPAIPKYLDWFDVDTELGKGFVLVQTYIEAKSLQNWLEAGRTFSEEELIAIAKQLLAILDYLHNRQPAVIHRDIKPSNILLGDRSGNSPGQVYLVDFGSVRTATNGSTITVVGTYGYMPPEQFGGYTTPASDLYALGATIICLATGLHPSELLQKDLQIDFVERVNLSAGMINWLKSMTECRVDLRLQSATQALIALNDSNRDTVLAIDRQPFGSKIKSNITDRVFEISLPPKGFSLGIIPMLGVAVFWNGITSVFVFASLVTFISGGWMMLFFMIPFVWVGAALIWGIIFELFGTHKLRIDGSKISLFSVILGLKCMASTAPRHYLDRVELVPLTYAKDGDGNLVTVPPYLNIWAGNQQFCLDKFNLTQPEREWLIHELTDWLDLGNRIQLHT, from the coding sequence ATGGAACTAATCACAAATCGAGTTTTGGGAGATCGATATCAAATTGAATCTTTAATCGGTCGTCAGACTGGGAGAAGAACGTTTTTGGCGCGAGATTTGCACACACAACAAGCTGTTATCCTCAAGTTGCTCTTATTTGGTGTAGATTTCACTTGGGACGATCTAAAACTGTTCGAGCGCGAGGCGGAAGTGCTCAAATCGCTCGATCTTCCCGCCATCCCCAAATATCTCGACTGGTTTGATGTCGATACCGAACTCGGCAAAGGCTTTGTGCTGGTGCAAACTTATATCGAAGCCAAATCTCTACAAAATTGGCTCGAAGCCGGACGGACTTTTAGTGAAGAAGAACTAATTGCGATCGCCAAGCAGCTACTCGCCATCCTCGATTATCTGCACAATCGTCAACCCGCAGTCATTCATCGAGATATCAAACCTAGTAATATTTTACTTGGAGATAGAAGCGGCAACAGCCCAGGACAAGTCTATCTAGTTGATTTTGGCTCTGTCCGAACAGCTACAAATGGCAGCACCATTACCGTCGTCGGTACTTATGGCTACATGCCACCCGAACAGTTTGGTGGTTATACCACACCCGCATCCGATCTTTATGCCCTCGGTGCCACCATCATCTGTCTGGCTACCGGACTACATCCTAGTGAATTGCTTCAAAAGGATCTGCAAATTGATTTTGTCGAGCGAGTCAATCTCTCTGCTGGCATGATTAACTGGCTTAAATCCATGACAGAATGCCGTGTAGATTTACGGCTACAATCGGCTACACAGGCTTTAATTGCTCTCAACGATTCAAATCGAGATACTGTGCTCGCGATCGATCGTCAGCCTTTTGGCAGCAAAATCAAATCGAACATCACCGATCGAGTATTTGAAATCTCGCTCCCACCAAAAGGTTTCTCGCTTGGCATAATACCAATGCTTGGCGTCGCAGTCTTTTGGAATGGCATCACCTCCGTGTTTGTTTTTGCTAGTTTAGTAACTTTTATTAGTGGGGGATGGATGATGCTCTTTTTTATGATTCCTTTTGTGTGGGTTGGTGCCGCCTTAATTTGGGGAATTATTTTCGAGCTATTCGGCACCCATAAACTACGGATTGACGGATCGAAAATTTCGCTATTTTCAGTAATATTGGGATTGAAATGTATGGCATCGACTGCACCCCGACATTATCTCGATCGCGTCGAACTCGTCCCGCTTACTTATGCCAAGGATGGTGATGGCAATCTAGTTACAGTACCACCATATCTCAATATTTGGGCAGGAAATCAGCAATTTTGTCTGGACAAATTCAACTTAACTCAACCAGAACGAGAATGGTTAATTCACGAATTAACAGATTGGCTCGATCTGGGCAATCGAATCCAGCTACACACTTAA
- a CDS encoding BON domain-containing protein — translation MGFFKKLFGMEKPANAEVNPAPAADATDPETGGEVAPERMGVNGEYDQSGLAKRVAIAFDEDASVTDVDTLWVAQTGSSVVLKGSVPSQDILDKMVELASGVSGASDVNIDQVTVG, via the coding sequence GTGGGTTTCTTCAAAAAATTATTTGGAATGGAAAAGCCAGCAAATGCTGAAGTCAATCCAGCTCCTGCTGCTGACGCTACCGATCCAGAAACAGGTGGAGAAGTAGCTCCAGAGCGGATGGGAGTTAATGGTGAATACGACCAAAGCGGTCTAGCCAAACGAGTCGCCATCGCTTTTGATGAAGACGCATCCGTCACTGATGTCGATACGCTCTGGGTGGCTCAAACTGGCAGCAGTGTTGTACTCAAAGGTTCCGTCCCCAGCCAAGATATTCTCGATAAAATGGTCGAGCTGGCTAGTGGTGTCTCTGGAGCTAGCGATGTCAACATCGACCAAGTAACAGTGGGTTAA
- a CDS encoding SGNH/GDSL hydrolase family protein translates to MKIFLIVGGLLLGYSLMPVRAIAATFSQIVVYGDSLSDVGNAAAKGAIAPYKSQGRFSNGKLWIEYLADRLGIGIDRRQIFAEGGATTGTTNVGQDYIPNLQGISQQVKNNPISDPKALYVIWGGANDYLRATPASIPDPKVTLANLNREMGILIARGAKNILVVNLPNLGTLPSTRNQPAASQLNLLTQAHNAGLAASIDTLRQTNSGVKLILVDVNTAFSQAISDPRGYGFDNVTDGCFSVGCKTPNTYLFWDSIHPTTAGHKIVGDLAFQAVSVPTVPPPTRLTVWLSILGSSIAFKRKLQPADLKENELIETN, encoded by the coding sequence ATGAAAATATTTTTAATCGTTGGTGGGTTACTTCTGGGTTACAGCCTTATGCCAGTTCGCGCGATCGCGGCAACTTTCAGCCAAATAGTCGTGTACGGGGATAGTCTCTCAGATGTCGGCAATGCCGCAGCGAAAGGGGCGATCGCGCCATACAAAAGTCAGGGACGGTTTTCTAACGGCAAACTCTGGATTGAATACCTCGCAGATAGATTAGGCATCGGGATCGATCGCCGTCAAATTTTTGCTGAGGGGGGCGCGACAACTGGCACGACTAACGTCGGTCAAGATTATATTCCTAACTTGCAGGGAATCTCTCAACAGGTGAAAAATAATCCAATTAGCGACCCCAAGGCACTATATGTAATTTGGGGTGGAGCTAATGATTATTTGCGAGCCACGCCAGCAAGTATACCAGATCCCAAAGTCACGCTCGCTAATTTGAACCGCGAGATGGGGATTCTCATTGCTCGTGGTGCTAAAAATATCTTGGTTGTAAATCTCCCCAATCTCGGCACGCTACCTAGTACCCGCAATCAGCCTGCGGCTTCACAACTAAATTTGTTAACGCAAGCACATAACGCTGGTTTAGCGGCAAGTATCGATACGTTAAGACAAACAAACTCTGGGGTAAAATTAATTTTGGTGGATGTTAATACTGCATTTAGTCAGGCGATAAGCGACCCGCGTGGTTATGGATTTGATAATGTCACAGATGGCTGCTTTTCGGTTGGCTGTAAAACGCCTAATACATATTTATTTTGGGATAGTATTCATCCGACGACAGCCGGACATAAGATCGTTGGCGATTTGGCATTTCAGGCTGTCTCAGTTCCTACTGTCCCCCCACCGACAAGGCTAACGGTTTGGCTATCCATTTTGGGTTCGTCGATCGCGTTCAAACGCAAACTCCAACCAGCAGATTTAAAAGAGAACGAACTGATAGAAACTAATTAA
- the hpf gene encoding ribosome hibernation-promoting factor, HPF/YfiA family — MKLVLQSKNIEITDAIRDYVNQKIEKAVSHFEQITTEIDINLSVAKNPRIAAAQVAEVTIYVNGAVIRAEEASEHLYASIDLVADKISRKLRKYKERNFTKKDRTEGLKDIGEELDLELLDYNLTDNRSATLPAEVVRTKYFALSALTIEEAMAQLQLVDHDFYVYRSVETGEVNVVYRRNHGGFGVIQPRPGSNEKNGYDRPGRIGNAKEAV, encoded by the coding sequence ATGAAGCTTGTGCTCCAGAGTAAGAACATCGAAATTACCGATGCGATCCGCGACTATGTAAATCAAAAAATCGAAAAGGCTGTCAGTCATTTCGAGCAAATTACCACCGAAATAGATATCAATCTATCAGTTGCTAAAAACCCCCGAATTGCGGCAGCACAGGTAGCTGAAGTGACAATTTATGTCAATGGAGCAGTCATCCGCGCTGAAGAAGCTAGCGAACATTTATATGCAAGTATAGACCTAGTTGCCGATAAGATTTCTCGAAAGTTACGTAAGTATAAAGAACGTAATTTTACCAAAAAAGATCGCACAGAGGGATTGAAAGATATTGGTGAAGAGTTAGATTTAGAATTATTAGATTATAATCTTACCGACAATCGATCGGCGACATTACCAGCAGAAGTAGTGCGGACAAAATATTTTGCGCTATCGGCACTGACGATCGAAGAAGCAATGGCTCAATTGCAACTAGTAGATCATGATTTTTATGTATATCGGAGCGTCGAAACTGGCGAAGTTAATGTCGTTTATCGCCGAAATCATGGCGGTTTTGGTGTAATTCAACCACGCCCTGGTAGTAATGAAAAAAATGGATACGATCGCCCGGGTCGAATAGGGAATGCTAAAGAAGCAGTTTAA
- the infC gene encoding translation initiation factor IF-3, whose product MKSPIIEKRRTRDLPQINERIRFPQIRVIGTDGEQLGILTPREAQEIADENGLDLVLVSDKADPPVCRIMDYGKYKFELEKKAREAKKKQHTSELKEVKMRYTIEEHDYQVRVSQADRFIKAGDKVKATITFRGREIQHSDLAEKVLKRMADDLKEIAEVQQFPKKEGRNMMMILSPKKAG is encoded by the coding sequence ATTAAATCACCCATCATCGAAAAAAGACGCACCCGCGATCTTCCTCAAATCAACGAACGCATTCGCTTCCCGCAGATTCGCGTTATTGGTACCGACGGCGAACAGCTCGGAATTCTCACGCCCAGAGAGGCGCAAGAGATAGCGGATGAAAACGGACTAGATTTAGTTCTCGTCAGTGACAAGGCCGACCCACCCGTGTGCCGGATTATGGACTACGGGAAGTATAAGTTTGAACTAGAAAAGAAAGCAAGAGAAGCGAAGAAGAAGCAACATACTTCCGAACTCAAAGAAGTCAAAATGCGCTACACGATCGAGGAACATGACTACCAAGTACGAGTTAGTCAAGCCGATCGATTTATTAAAGCTGGCGATAAAGTCAAAGCAACTATTACTTTTCGCGGTCGGGAGATCCAACATAGCGATCTCGCCGAAAAAGTGCTCAAACGTATGGCCGACGACCTGAAGGAAATTGCCGAAGTTCAGCAATTCCCCAAAAAAGAGGGTCGGAATATGATGATGATCCTGTCTCCGAAAAAAGCTGGCTAG
- a CDS encoding ribulose bisphosphate carboxylase small subunit yields MQTLPFARRFETFSYLPPLSDAQIAKQLQYMLDQGYIPGVEFSQDSEPTQHYWTLWKLPLFNATTTNEILAEVRACRSEYGHCFVRVVGFDNIKQCQVLSFIVHKP; encoded by the coding sequence ATGCAAACTTTACCTTTCGCCCGTCGCTTTGAGACTTTTTCCTACTTGCCACCATTGAGCGATGCTCAAATTGCTAAACAACTGCAATATATGCTCGATCAAGGCTATATTCCTGGTGTTGAGTTCAGCCAAGATTCAGAGCCTACCCAGCACTACTGGACACTTTGGAAGTTACCTTTATTCAACGCTACTACTACTAACGAAATTTTAGCTGAAGTGCGTGCTTGCCGTAGTGAATACGGTCATTGTTTCGTTCGGGTTGTTGGTTTTGACAACATCAAACAGTGTCAAGTTTTGAGCTTTATCGTTCACAAGCCATAG
- a CDS encoding chaperonin family protein RbcX produces MDRKQVAKATTKVISSYLTYQAVQSVLAELTEMNPPLALWLRGFSGQQILQDGEVYLHALLAQNQELAFRIMTVREHLVEDIMEDLPEMVFHDIKLKNSQYRKQQLEKLSQLSITEPSSPIESSSE; encoded by the coding sequence ATGGATCGCAAACAAGTTGCCAAAGCTACGACTAAAGTTATCTCTAGCTACTTGACTTATCAAGCAGTGCAGAGCGTTCTGGCCGAATTGACTGAAATGAATCCGCCTTTAGCACTGTGGCTGCGCGGTTTTTCCGGTCAACAAATTCTCCAAGATGGCGAAGTCTATTTGCACGCACTCTTGGCGCAAAACCAGGAGTTAGCCTTCAGGATTATGACTGTAAGAGAACATTTGGTCGAAGACATCATGGAAGATCTGCCAGAAATGGTATTTCATGACATCAAACTCAAAAATAGCCAGTATCGCAAGCAGCAGCTAGAGAAGCTCTCGCAGCTATCCATTACCGAACCAAGTAGCCCGATCGAATCATCGTCTGAATAA
- a CDS encoding alpha/beta fold hydrolase: MSFLPDWRSMGTRGESMLRTWHQKVGNQRDWVWRGWQTRYTYQRCSTAASSAPPVLLLHGFGASIGHWQHNLEFLAAEHTVYGLDLVGWGGSRKPNIEYDIDLWADQVYDFWQTFIGRPLILVGNSIGSLVALVAAAKHPEMAATLVMVSLPDLSAEQELIPRSLQPLVNGVKKVILNPPLLHALFRVVSRPNVARKWAKIAYANPERVTDELLDLFLTPALEREAPAAFVRIMQGMTSSKFSPNIRKLLPQMQIPMLLLWGSDDRMIPQGTAAILLKLNPLLELVNLEAAGHCAHDEIPEVVNCQIRTWLDSLATKQFRSASTAAETIAAAVESGADLSWQTLDRPESLPPVAESGYRME; encoded by the coding sequence TTGTCTTTTTTACCAGATTGGCGATCGATGGGCACCAGAGGAGAGAGTATGTTGCGGACTTGGCATCAAAAGGTCGGAAATCAGCGCGATTGGGTGTGGCGGGGTTGGCAAACTCGGTACACTTACCAGCGATGTAGTACGGCGGCGAGTAGTGCGCCCCCAGTGCTATTACTACATGGCTTTGGTGCGTCGATCGGTCATTGGCAACACAATCTCGAATTTTTGGCCGCCGAACATACCGTGTATGGATTGGATCTCGTCGGTTGGGGTGGCTCGCGCAAGCCGAATATCGAGTACGATATCGACTTATGGGCCGATCAGGTGTATGACTTTTGGCAAACTTTTATCGGTCGTCCGTTAATTTTGGTTGGTAACTCGATCGGTTCGTTAGTGGCTTTGGTAGCTGCGGCCAAGCATCCAGAAATGGCGGCGACGCTGGTAATGGTGAGTTTGCCAGATTTGTCGGCAGAACAGGAATTGATTCCACGATCGCTTCAACCTTTGGTTAATGGCGTCAAGAAAGTTATCCTCAATCCGCCGCTCCTCCATGCCTTATTTCGGGTAGTGAGTCGGCCTAACGTGGCGCGGAAATGGGCTAAGATTGCCTATGCCAATCCCGAGCGTGTCACGGATGAATTACTCGATCTGTTTCTGACCCCAGCACTCGAACGCGAGGCTCCAGCGGCTTTTGTGCGAATTATGCAAGGGATGACCAGTAGTAAGTTTTCGCCCAATATTCGGAAGTTGTTGCCGCAAATGCAGATACCGATGTTATTGCTGTGGGGTAGTGACGATCGGATGATCCCACAGGGAACGGCGGCAATCTTGCTTAAATTGAATCCGCTACTAGAATTGGTAAATCTTGAAGCCGCCGGACATTGCGCCCACGATGAGATTCCGGAGGTAGTTAATTGTCAGATTCGCACTTGGCTAGACTCGCTGGCAACGAAACAATTTCGCTCTGCTAGTACGGCGGCTGAGACTATAGCCGCAGCGGTAGAGTCTGGCGCAGATCTGAGTTGGCAAACGCTAGATCGGCCTGAGAGTCTACCACCAGTGGCTGAAAGCGGCTACAGGATGGAGTGA
- a CDS encoding PEP-CTERM sorting domain-containing protein, with product MKRFLIVGGLIIASTLAPVKAIAATFSQLVVYGDSLSDLGRAAAATSAFPPGSQFPAYTNGGGRFSNGPIWVEYLAARLGIPSTPSTNFAIGGAKTSTINIGQPAPGFIGIQTQVTDNAINDPAALYVIWGGANDYLSSTPADPANPIQTIANLTGEINTLIGRGATNILIPNLPNLGALPSTRNLGAVAVGLNNLTAAHNAGLATAISNLSLANPTVTLNLLNVNSLFDDVVASPSSFGFTDVTTQCITISSLCTNPNTNLFWDDIHPTTATHKLIGDLAFNTVSPTAVPEPMTVVGSLMAFGSAIAFKRKLKPADVTAKELVESN from the coding sequence ATGAAAAGATTTTTAATTGTTGGTGGGCTAATTATTGCCTCTACTCTAGCTCCAGTCAAGGCGATCGCGGCTACATTCAGTCAATTAGTTGTTTACGGAGATAGTCTTTCCGATCTTGGGCGAGCCGCTGCTGCAACAAGTGCTTTTCCGCCTGGATCGCAATTTCCAGCTTATACCAATGGAGGTGGCAGATTTTCTAATGGGCCAATTTGGGTCGAGTATCTAGCCGCTAGATTAGGTATTCCTTCTACTCCTAGTACTAATTTTGCGATCGGTGGTGCTAAAACTAGTACAATCAATATTGGGCAACCTGCACCTGGCTTCATTGGCATCCAGACACAAGTAACAGATAATGCTATTAACGATCCTGCGGCACTTTATGTCATTTGGGGGGGAGCTAATGATTACTTATCTTCAACTCCAGCCGATCCCGCAAATCCCATCCAAACTATCGCTAATTTGACTGGTGAAATTAATACTTTAATCGGGCGCGGAGCCACTAATATTTTAATTCCAAATTTACCAAATTTAGGTGCGCTACCCAGTACCCGAAATCTTGGTGCCGTGGCAGTCGGTTTGAATAATTTAACCGCAGCGCATAATGCTGGCTTGGCGACGGCTATTTCTAATTTAAGTTTAGCTAATCCGACTGTAACATTAAACTTATTGAATGTTAACTCTTTGTTCGACGACGTTGTTGCCAGTCCAAGCAGTTTTGGATTTACCGATGTGACGACTCAATGTATTACAATTAGTTCGCTCTGTACCAATCCAAATACTAATCTGTTTTGGGATGATATTCATCCAACAACAGCCACACATAAGCTAATTGGCGATTTGGCATTTAATACCGTATCGCCTACGGCTGTGCCCGAACCGATGACTGTAGTAGGTTCGTTGATGGCTTTTGGCTCGGCGATCGCCTTCAAGCGCAAACTCAAACCAGCAGATGTAACAGCAAAAGAACTGGTAGAGAGTAACTAA
- a CDS encoding form I ribulose bisphosphate carboxylase large subunit, with product MAYAQTQTQAKSGYKAGVQDYRLTYYTPDYTPKDTDLLAAFRMTPQPGVPAEEAAAAVAAESSTGTWTTVWTDLLTDLDRYKGRCYHIEPVQGEDNQYFCFIAYPLDLFEEGSVTNMLTSLVGNVFGFKALRALRLEDLRIPVAYLKTFQGPPHGITVERDKLNKYGRPLLGCTIKPKLGLSAKNYGRAVYEVLRGGLDLTKDDENINSQPFMRWRDRFLFVQEAIEKAQAETGEIKGHYLNVTAPTNEQMMERAQFAKEIGTPIIMHDFLTGGFTANTSLAKWCQANGILLHIHRAMHAVIDRQKNHGIHFRVLAKCLRMSGGDHLHSGTVVGKLEGEKGITMGFVDLMRENYIEEDRSRGIFFTQDWASMPGVFPVASGGIHVWHMPALVEIFGDDSCLQFGGGTAGHPWGNAPGATANRVALEACIQARNEGRNLMREGGDVLREAGKWSPELAVALELWKEIKFEFEAMDTL from the coding sequence ATGGCTTACGCGCAAACTCAAACTCAGGCGAAATCTGGGTATAAGGCTGGTGTACAAGACTATCGTTTAACTTACTACACTCCCGACTATACTCCCAAAGATACAGACTTACTCGCAGCTTTTCGGATGACTCCCCAACCTGGAGTTCCCGCAGAAGAAGCTGCTGCTGCTGTAGCCGCTGAGTCTTCCACAGGTACCTGGACCACTGTTTGGACTGACTTGCTTACCGATCTCGATCGGTACAAAGGTCGTTGTTATCACATCGAACCAGTTCAAGGTGAAGACAATCAATATTTTTGCTTTATTGCCTATCCTTTAGATTTATTTGAAGAAGGTTCTGTCACCAACATGCTTACCTCATTAGTAGGTAACGTATTTGGTTTCAAAGCCCTACGTGCATTACGTTTAGAAGACTTACGTATTCCTGTTGCTTATCTTAAGACCTTCCAAGGGCCTCCTCACGGGATCACCGTCGAGCGCGATAAATTAAATAAATATGGTCGTCCGTTGTTGGGTTGTACGATCAAACCCAAACTCGGTCTATCTGCTAAAAACTATGGTCGGGCGGTATATGAAGTTCTCCGTGGCGGTCTAGATTTAACCAAAGACGACGAAAACATCAACTCTCAACCCTTCATGCGTTGGCGCGACAGATTCTTGTTCGTTCAAGAAGCTATCGAAAAAGCACAAGCAGAAACTGGCGAAATCAAAGGTCACTACCTCAACGTGACCGCGCCAACTAACGAGCAAATGATGGAACGCGCTCAATTCGCTAAAGAAATTGGCACGCCCATCATCATGCATGACTTCTTGACTGGTGGTTTTACTGCCAACACTTCCTTGGCGAAGTGGTGTCAAGCTAACGGCATCCTCCTGCACATTCACCGCGCAATGCACGCAGTAATCGATCGTCAAAAAAATCATGGTATCCACTTCCGCGTTTTGGCTAAATGCTTGCGGATGTCTGGTGGGGATCACCTTCACTCCGGTACTGTTGTAGGTAAACTCGAAGGCGAAAAAGGTATCACCATGGGTTTTGTAGACCTAATGCGTGAAAACTACATCGAAGAAGATCGCTCTCGCGGTATTTTCTTCACCCAAGATTGGGCTTCCATGCCTGGTGTATTCCCAGTTGCTTCTGGTGGTATCCACGTTTGGCACATGCCTGCATTGGTAGAAATCTTCGGCGATGACTCTTGCCTCCAATTTGGTGGTGGTACTGCTGGACACCCATGGGGTAATGCTCCTGGTGCCACAGCTAACCGCGTCGCACTTGAAGCTTGTATTCAAGCTCGGAACGAAGGTCGTAACCTGATGCGTGAAGGTGGCGATGTCCTCCGTGAAGCTGGTAAATGGTCTCCTGAGCTAGCTGTTGCACTCGAACTCTGGAAAGAGATCAAGTTTGAATTTGAAGCAATGGATACTCTGTAG
- a CDS encoding transglycosylase domain-containing protein: MSSQPPKKTILAQLTQAVARTKVNFTRLALKPNARVPKLLVQDADAPQPDIFPLLGEKYVLGRSSQSCDIVVRNEVVSQVHLSLSRDRKKGTTFLLKDEGSTNGIYRGKKRVDRITLRDGDTFTLGPPELKAAVKITYLDPPPVYLKVLRYGLYGTGGLLSLILLGVLAESTKIDVDPLPDANGPVMVYAEDMEEPLRPAKTGAHKDLANVSDFSPHLPKALIASEDSRFYWHFGIDPWGVGRAIVVGRQKGKLTQGASTLTQQVARSLFRSYVGREDNLARKMREAVVALKLEATYSKDKILLTYLNRVFLGDDANGFEDASQHYLGKSARDLTLPEAAMLVGILPGPNMFNPCIEDKQGRKGTKAIERRNLVLGRMLETGVITQAEAREARRSTLNYRQEACTPTTNTKAPYVYSYVFQELQEILGTETAKEGNFAIETGLDLNMQAKAEAALRRNVANAGGSYRFSQGGIVTLDSTTGIVKAMVGGIDYQKSQFNRAVLAQRQPGSTFKLFGYAAAIAGGISPGKTYSCDPLSWGGRRFPACNHGAAGAVNMYTGFTLSENPIALRVARDIGLPKVIETAQKMGIKSKLDEVPALVLGQSVVNVLEITGAYNAVADRGIWRRPRVIKRVYDTSNCDLKQIRSCRVMYDATKDIQSQRVLSAEVADTLTTMMRSVVTSGTGKNAAIGLGEAGKTGTTDDNVDLWFIGFIPDKKVTTGVWLGNDDNSPTKGSSAQAAQLWGNYMGSVYK; the protein is encoded by the coding sequence ATGTCTTCTCAGCCTCCCAAAAAGACAATCCTGGCTCAACTTACTCAAGCCGTTGCGCGGACTAAAGTTAACTTTACCCGATTGGCTCTCAAGCCAAATGCCAGAGTTCCCAAACTGCTAGTCCAAGATGCAGACGCCCCGCAACCAGACATTTTTCCGTTATTAGGCGAAAAGTATGTATTGGGACGTAGCTCGCAATCTTGCGATATTGTCGTGCGTAATGAAGTTGTCAGCCAAGTTCACTTGTCATTGAGTCGAGATCGCAAAAAAGGTACGACCTTTTTACTTAAAGATGAAGGTTCGACTAATGGGATTTATCGGGGCAAAAAACGGGTCGATCGGATTACGCTTAGGGATGGTGACACATTTACCCTCGGCCCCCCAGAACTCAAAGCCGCAGTCAAAATTACTTATCTCGATCCGCCGCCTGTATACCTGAAGGTGTTGCGGTATGGCTTATATGGTACTGGCGGACTGTTGAGCCTAATTTTGTTAGGAGTACTGGCCGAATCCACCAAAATTGATGTCGATCCGCTCCCAGATGCCAATGGGCCAGTGATGGTATATGCGGAGGATATGGAAGAACCGCTGCGTCCGGCTAAAACGGGCGCGCATAAAGATCTGGCAAATGTCTCCGACTTCTCGCCCCATCTACCCAAAGCCCTGATTGCGTCCGAAGATAGTCGCTTTTATTGGCATTTTGGGATCGATCCGTGGGGTGTCGGGCGGGCGATTGTGGTGGGACGCCAAAAAGGTAAACTAACTCAGGGTGCGAGTACGCTAACTCAGCAGGTGGCGCGGAGTTTATTTCGATCGTATGTAGGCCGAGAGGACAATCTGGCCCGCAAAATGCGCGAAGCAGTAGTCGCGCTGAAATTGGAAGCCACATATAGTAAGGATAAAATTTTACTCACCTATCTCAATCGCGTCTTTTTGGGCGATGATGCCAACGGCTTTGAGGACGCATCCCAACATTATCTAGGCAAATCCGCTCGCGATTTGACCCTGCCAGAAGCAGCCATGTTAGTCGGGATTCTGCCGGGGCCGAATATGTTCAACCCTTGTATCGAAGATAAACAAGGACGCAAAGGCACTAAAGCGATCGAACGACGGAATTTGGTGTTGGGTAGAATGCTCGAAACAGGCGTCATTACCCAAGCTGAAGCGCGGGAAGCGCGTAGATCGACGCTAAATTATCGACAAGAAGCTTGCACCCCGACGACTAACACCAAGGCACCTTATGTCTATAGCTATGTCTTTCAGGAACTACAGGAAATTTTGGGCACTGAGACAGCCAAAGAAGGTAATTTCGCGATCGAAACCGGACTGGATCTAAATATGCAGGCCAAAGCCGAAGCCGCATTGCGGCGAAATGTGGCTAATGCTGGCGGTAGCTATCGGTTTTCGCAGGGTGGGATCGTGACCCTCGATAGTACTACTGGGATTGTCAAAGCGATGGTCGGCGGCATAGATTATCAGAAAAGTCAATTCAATCGTGCCGTCCTCGCCCAACGCCAGCCCGGATCGACATTTAAACTCTTTGGCTATGCCGCCGCTATCGCTGGGGGAATCTCGCCGGGAAAGACCTATTCCTGCGACCCGCTCTCCTGGGGGGGTAGAAGATTTCCGGCTTGCAATCACGGGGCGGCAGGTGCGGTAAATATGTATACGGGGTTTACCCTGTCCGAAAATCCGATCGCGCTCAGAGTCGCCCGCGATATCGGCTTGCCCAAAGTCATCGAAACCGCCCAAAAAATGGGGATTAAATCGAAACTAGACGAGGTACCCGCACTCGTGCTGGGACAGAGCGTGGTCAATGTGCTAGAGATTACTGGAGCTTATAATGCTGTTGCCGATCGTGGCATCTGGCGCAGACCGCGCGTCATCAAGCGCGTATACGATACAAGTAATTGCGATCTCAAGCAAATTCGCAGTTGTCGGGTGATGTACGACGCAACTAAGGATATCCAATCGCAACGCGTATTATCTGCTGAGGTTGCCGATACCCTAACGACGATGATGCGCAGCGTCGTCACTAGTGGTACTGGCAAAAATGCCGCGATCGGATTAGGGGAAGCCGGAAAAACCGGGACTACAGATGATAACGTGGATCTGTGGTTTATCGGCTTTATTCCCGATAAAAAGGTGACTACTGGCGTGTGGTTGGGTAATGATGATAATTCACCCACTAAAGGTAGTAGCGCGCAAGCCGCTCAGTTATGGGGTAATTATATGGGTTCGGTATATAAATAA